AACATACTTTGGAAGGTTTCTTTCCAAGAGTGGGTTGTTCCAGACAACCACTGTAAGATCCCCACAACTGCTTTGTTGTTGTGGGTTCCCTGCAATCCATGTGTCTGACAAACCCACATGGAGTATCACAGATAAAAAGCAGTGGGTAGTGCTTGATTGACAGGTACAAGTCCGCAGGATCACGTACAGATTCTTGTAGTGTCAGAAACTTTGAAGCAGCAGTAACCTAAAatataaaagttaaaagttcttAATGATACTATATTATGCAGAATGCCTTTAAGATTGATTGGTCATCGTATACCAACATTTACACTGAAAAAGTATTGTGTTCATAGCCATAGTGAAATGGAAAGATGTGTAAGGCACTCATTAAGTAAACAATTACTATCTTACACTGACCCCATGTCTACAAACAATGTGGTAGAAACCACCAGTGTGTCCATCGACCTTTGTAAATCCATGGCATGGACATGAACCAACAAGAAGCGACTCATACAACCCTTGTATGTCAATCTTCATCATTGCCTGAGTAAAATCATAACAACAAGAACAGAAAATATACAATTTTATTGcttgttattttccttttcaaacatTACAACATCATataccaaaacaaaaactttaaataGTTGGAGTAATAAAGGGAACCACGGAGACCACATTATCTGGCCAGATTTTAATTTAAAGGAGGCTCACTCAGTGACTCTAACTCGCCCAGTCTTCAGGACAATAGTTTCGTAATGGTAATAATTGTACACACTATATAAAACAGGTTGTGGACTAAAAAACagtgatgttattattatttcaagatCCAAGCTATTACAAATTCTTTATACCGTACTCCTTCACCAATGGAGAGGATGaagacttctccagatattttggTCGCAAGGGGAAAAGTTTAGTCACAAATGCGaatgtattggtcgcaatttcaagccctgacaAAGCAGCACCTTATTGTGTTGTTAagttaacaagaaactattagATGACAACTGACATTAAGTTCTCCATAGGCTGATAGTTTGGTGTAGTCCAAATCAAACCCACGATCAAAGTACAGTATTCTTTTGGTATAAACCTTTGAACAATAAAGCACAGTCACTTAAAACACTTTAATTTCACCAGTCTTACTTCATGAATTTACTTTCAAAAATTGACCAACTTCCTAGATACCAATTGCTCAATGGCTCTTGTATAGCCAATCCGATTCTGCAATTACCCAATGATGGGTCAGTAGGTTAGACTATTAATACTAAAATTGCTATAATTACCAATGACTTTCTTGATGTTGCAATGTTGCATTTTTCACATATATCTTTAATATGTTCAGCACTCATCAGATCAAGGGCTGAAATGTCCACGCCTTCCTTAGAAATCATGTCATGTAGGAGGGCTGGATCGCCTGAAATGGTTCATATATAACAGTCAATTCATATTTTGAATTCAATGCATGGTATAAATTTAATGATAGAATATTGGTAGCAGCAATTTGATTTGGTTTTCTATTTCATCACTGTGAAACTGAAAAAGCAAACATGTTGCCAATCTTTTATGGGCCCATTTTGTGCAATTTTATTCACTCAGTAAGACTCGGTAAGTGGCTTCGCTgacttcacttcactttacGCTCCTTGTCGTGAAGGCATAAAATGAGACAGGAATGAGACAAGAAGCATAAGTATtgatattttcaaataattacaaACCTTGATACTTATTTTCATTCTGTTCAATACAGTGCTCTTTTTCTTACCCTCTGTATTAAGCACTACAGAACTTTGCATGGAAGGAGCCATAATTGGAGGAATTGCTGTCTGGTAGACTTGAAACTTTTTGCTGCAACGTGTGTAAGTGGTACATTCCACCCATCTTTCCTTTAATTGCACCATAAAATTCTCCAGAGATAAGGGATTATCAGTTGCACCTTGTGGTGGTTGATAGTTGATCTGATACAGAAACAACCACTGCAAATTCAATGAACTTTTAAACATTCTTGGCAACCATTGCACATGAATTCTAATAGGTTAATGGGGaagaatgtacatgtatgactcTCATCTTGGCCTTTGACACAGAGTGAGTACATCTTACCTACTGTAAAATTATTGAAGAGAGAAATGTGTCCATTGCTGTATCAAGGATTATGAACATAAATTTTTCGCCTGTGTTCTCCCAACTGGAAAATTTCACTGGAGAGCATACACTTCTCACTTCTATACAAATCAAGATAATGAATTCTGCGTTTTcaaatagaaataaaataactcaacctTAAGGCTCATGTTCGTCTGAAAATTTGCATTCGGACCAATTAATAAAACAAGGTCTGTCTCTTTGTGGAGTTCATATAGCTGCAGCTGTGAGTTTACCACTTAACACTCATCGGTCATGTGACCAACTTAAGGTTCACTTTTGGCCATGTGGCACAAATACTATAATGTGAGACTATTCGAATAACAGCtccttaacatttttttttgcacagAACCCTTACTTATACGGGGTTCTATAACATGAATGGTtgatttaaagtaaagtaaagtagagcaaccatatttaacgttgaTAACTCGTAAAAGTAATttaactgacaaacctgaggtcgacggtgagctgattttactcccccctctccatcagtgctccgttttacgggtattcaaagctacttagctacacggtaaggaaagaagtcgaaacaaggatgtgagatctgggaatcgaactcaggacctcttgcacttTGTTAGTGAACATCTTGATACTGTGGCTAACTTTAAGAAAGGAATGGGATGAACACAAGAATAGAGCATACACACATTTCCCTATAGTTAACCTTGAAAGATACCTCACTAATACTGCAACAATTTTTCTCATTTCCATCTCCAAGGTACAGCTCTCCAACTGTTCCACAGATCCCACAGATAACATCATCCAGACTGCGATCTGTTATggcttcaaaacaataaaagccgTTATACAGCAAATTGGCTATGTTTTTAAGCTCATTTCCACCAGGATATTCCTGTAGAAACGAAATTCAAAACATAGGTCATGTATTACGGTCAAAATGGCTGAGTTAATCTGTCTAAATAATGACGAATActtctaataaataaataaatacgatGATCAGGATAAGTTTCCGGTTAAAAATTAAGGTACCAGTAGTTAAAGTTCACAGTCTCATAATCAGGAGATGTTGTTTGCGATGACTGTAAAAGTGTAAGTGACAGAACATAAACAGAAATCGTTCTTGTAGTTGTTGTGAGACTAATGGCACCAGATGATACATGTCCTGaaattctttcttttcaatGTAATCAGTGGCAATCAACCATTGAAATaaccaagcaataaataaataaataaataaagggaGGTCTGCACACAAAAGACAGTCacacttgccattattgagaaCCATTCACCAAATACATTAAAGTTATAAAAACCAACCAGGACTCGTTCTGCCATACCTTCAAGCTTGCTCTCAATTGCTGTGGATATCGGAACTCCTCTACGGAAAAGGTGTCGCCATTCCACCAGGATTTCCAAAGACACAAGGAGTTTGTCAGAAATATTGAACATGCCTACATATAAGATAATCAAAAAAGGGCACCTTAACCTGGTTAGGTAGCCTACTCACTTTGTTAACCACACTGTATCAAAATAAGGTGTGGTTAACACTTAAAACCCTAAGGGGTTTCCCTGTTATAATTAAAATCaactggtgttagacagagtaaaatctacaaacTATCACTCCCAGGGAGTAAAGTATTTGGCACCAGATCAGACATATTGTTAATCAATTTACCTTtataaaatataatttgttaccTATATCATAGGGAAAGACTTGGTGCATTGCTTGGCAACTTGGACTTTGGCAAAACTTCACcaacaatttaattttcttgaaaGGATTAAGGTTAGTTAGCACCAGTGACTCTCCTCTTTGGCCTGGGTGACTTTTTTCTCTAGACAATGGAGAACTACACAAGCCACAAGTAACACAGGAAGGTGCTAGAGATGGAGGCCACCCCTTAATATCCATGAAATGGGCCTGCTGAATGACAGCAGTAGGAATTTGGAGTGGCAAGGACCTTTTCATGTTAAGCTGAACTGTAGAAGTGCGGCTTACAGTATCCACTGGCTCATCAATGGCAGTGCTGTTTGGCATGGCAGGAGCCATTGATCCTGCTTTTGTTGATGACGGGATTTCTGAACCAGGAGAACCAACAacatttgaaccaatcaattcAGCACCAGACGATGATGCTTCTTCAACACACGCCTTTATCATTGCTAGCGTGACTGTAAACCTTTTGTGGTGCTCTTGCTGAACCTTCCAGTTTAAGGACTTTCTCATCAAACCCTTTCCCCATTTGTTCTATTTTCTCGATTACCAATGTATGGCCAACTGTCACACCCCACTTGACACCACGGTTGTATacctaaaagaaaaaatatcagttttaaattttaagtgaACATTTTCCATTAAGAATTAAAATCCATCAGAAAACAATCTGTGGTGGAATGTCTTGCCAAAAGATTGACTTCAACTAATAGTGCACTcatttttttacatgtacaataatgTTTATCAACTTTATTTGATCAAGACAATGAAAGTTCTGTtaacaaattatttaattaaaagtCTGAGTTTTAAACAGGGAAAAATAATTATATGTACTGGTATAGACTGTAGGAATCAGACTTCGTATATGTCACCAATTCACATCTAGATAATTTTGAACTCACTTACTTTTTGGCTCCCCTGTGCCATAATACTGTGGAAAATTTGTATGCCTGAGCACTCATTTGTGGTCATCTCTTCTTCAGAAGAATGGAGGCTGCCATACTTATCATTGGTGCAGCTGTGTTACTCTCATCATTGGTTTCATTTTCTACATTCTGATTTCTTGCTTTACTAATAACAGGCTTTCCAGCAGCAGAAGACAGTATGGTGTAAAGTACAGGAGCTCACTCAGAAAGTTCAGTGACATGTGCACTCTCTGTGAACTGCTTTAATCCTTCTGGTGTGGTATTGCGCAATATGGAAGGCTTCCTCACAGAACATAAGTCTTTGCATTCTTCAATAACAGAGCCGCAAACTTTTTCCAGTAATGCATCTCTAACAACGTTCTTTGAATAGAGAGCATTAACAGCGTAGCCATACTCCCCCAAAACAACTTGTTTAATTGCTTTCCTGTCCACATCATCTTTAGGAAGACGGCGTTTGCTACCACTTGGGTAGTTTATGATGACCTAAATTGACAAAAGAGGGcttataaataatttttcaaCTGTTTGAAAAGACAAGTATACCTATGTAACTTTCTTAGATATCAAAAGATAGAAGCTTTTACTTTAAATTTCTtgtatataatatttattttgatAGCATTATTTCGTAAATAAATTACAGATCACAGCCAAAACACCCTTTAAGATATTTTTCACCGTCTTGAAACAACAACAGTATAAATGTTAAAAGCCTTAACGTACGCGTATTTAAATGCAGATATTACTCTGTGTGTGCATTAATCTTAGAAAGCGTAAAGACCATCAGAGACAGCTCTCGAAAAGGGATACTAACAGGAAAATCTGGCCAGGGAAAGGGGCTACGCAGAACCACAAGGGCCAATTTTCTTGAGAAGGAAAGGTCAATTAAGGTGTATCATCATGAGGTTGATCATGGCAACAGTGTGATAAAAAATA
The Montipora capricornis isolate CH-2021 chromosome 10, ASM3666992v2, whole genome shotgun sequence genome window above contains:
- the LOC138020479 gene encoding HMG domain-containing protein 3-like, which encodes MIKACVEEASSSGAELIGSNVVGSPGSEIPSSTKAGSMAPAMPNSTAIDEPVDTVSRTSTVQLNMKRSLPLQIPTAVIQQAHFMDIKGWPPSLAPSCVTCGLCSSPLSREKSHPGQRGESLVLTNLNPFKKIKLLVKFCQSPSCQAMHQVFPYDIGMFNISDKLLVSLEILVEWRHLFRRGVPISTAIESKLEGMAERVLEYPGGNELKNIANLLYNGFYCFEAITDRSLDDVICGICGTVGELYLGDGNEKNCCSISEINYQPPQGATDNPLSLENFMVQLKERWVECTTYTRCSKKFQVYQTAIPPIMAPSMQSSVVLNTEGDPALLHDMISKEGVDISALDLMSAEHIKDICEKCNIATSRKSLVYTKRILYFDRGFDLDYTKLSAYGELNAMMKIDIQGLYESLLVGSCPCHGFTKVDGHTGGFYHIVCRHGVTAASKFLTLQESVRDPADLYLSIKHYPLLFICDTPCGFVRHMDCREPTTTKQLWGSYSGCLEQPTLGKKPSKDISVPDIVPAEYRDVSKPLPTSDTGNAHPLTGSGRRYVLGDRFHNSSNPSNPHKSHLCQFHDINLCLQSCVLKTSYQESENHRKNIRRLRSSCVQGFGTHFFYNYLMDYYQNETIVRKQRKLLEKNLAKGQFVSRDQFSRFQVSNARNSH